In the Clostridium sp. 'White wine YQ' genome, CTATACAGATAAAAATCTTCAATTTATAAAAACAGTAGAACCATATGCCTATAAAATATATGAGAAATACGGAATATTGCCTTCTGTAGTAGTTGCTCAATCTATAGCAGAATCAGGTTGGGGAAATTACGCTGAAATTAATAATTACTTCGGGATTAAGGCAGATACGAGTTGGAAAGGTCCAAGCAAGTTGATAACAACCACTGAGTATAACGGTGAAACTATTAAGGCTAAATTTAGAGTATACGATAGCATTGAAGCATCTTTTGAGGATTACGGAAAATTTTTAAGTAATAACGTTAGATATAAGCAAGCAGGTGTATTTGAGGCTAAAAACTATAAAGATATGGCCAAAGCAATAGAAAAGGGCGGCTATTCTACCCATGAAAACTCAAGTGGGGAAAAGATTTATGCAGATAATCTAATATCTATAATTAAAGCAAATAATCTTATGATATTGGATAACAATGCTGAAAATAAAAAGTTTAAAGAGTTAAGCAATTAAAAATAATTAAGTAAAATAGTAGGTTAGAGGAGTACATATGTACAAGCCTCTAACCTTTTTTAATAAGATATTCTGAAAGCTTTTTCTTTTTCAATTAGAGGAACTTCCTTAGTAGATAAATCATCTATTCTTGAAAAACCATTACCCTTCATAAGCTGTGCTTTAAAAGTTTCTATTTGATTTTCATCTCCTTGAACCATGATTTCAACCATACCATTAGATTGATTTCGAACAGTTCCAGTTACTTGAGTTTTTTTTGCAATAAGTAAAACAAAATATCTAAAACCTACCCCCTGAACTCTTCCAGAGGCAATCATTAAATATCTTTTCATAGGACCCTCCTGTATAATTTGGTATTTAATAATTCTTTTTATATTATAACAAAGAAAAAAGTTTGGAACAAAATAAAAATTGTTTAAATATTTGAAATATACTGAAAATTTGTTATAATTATGATTATTAAGTTAAGGAGGGTTTATAACTATGGTGGAAAAGAGTTTAGTACTAATTAAACCAGATGCTGTAGAAAGAAATTTAATAGGAAAAATAGTTGATGCATATGAGTCAAATGGTCTAAAAGTAATAGCAATGAGATTGTTAAAGGTTTCTGAAGGGTTAGCAGAAATACATTACAAAGAACATGAAGGAAAAGCTTTTTATAAGAGTTTAATTGGGTATATTACAAGAAGCCCATTATGTGCATTAGTTTTAGAAGGGGAAAATGCCATAAGTGAGATAAGAAGAATAAATGGTGCGACAGACCCTAAAGCAGCTGAAGCAAATACAATTAGAAGCTTATATGCAATTGATAAAACAGAGAATTCAGTTCATGCATCTGATTCAAAAGAAAGTGCTTTAAGAGAGATTAGTTTATGGTTTCCAGAAGTAATTAATAAATTAGAATTAGAAAAAGAACATATATCTTAAAAGTTATAAAAATAGCCCCAGAATACAGTATTTATTCTGGGGCTATTAATTAGTTACTCTTTATTTCTAGCCATGCATCATCATAGAGTTTTAAGCTGTCTCCTAAGTCTACAAATACTTCACATTTATCTAATAATTCATCTGAAGGATATGATGCAGGATTATTTTGAGTATCTTCATCTAGAAGCTTATATGCTTCCTTATTTGGAGTAGAGTAACCAATGTATTCTACATTTTGTTTTGCATTTTCAGGATCACATAAGAAGTTAATAAATGCTTCTGCTTCTTCTGTATGAGGCGAATCCTTAGGAACTACTAAGGTATCAAACCATTTATTACTACCTTCCTTAGGAACTACATATTCTAAGTCAGGGTTTTGCTCCATCATGTATACAGCATCTCCTGACCATACTGTAGCAAGGGCAGCTTCTCCGCCTATCATTCTATCTTTAACTTCATCTACTACATAGGCTTTAACAAGAGGTTTTTGTTTTATTAATTCTTCTTTTGCTTCATTTATTTCTTTTGGATCTGTTGTATTTATTGAGTATCCAAGTCTTTTTAATGAAATAGCCATAGTATCTCTTATGGAATCAAACATCATTATTTGTTTTGAATATTTAGAATCCCAAAGTATATTCCATGAATCAACTGGATCAGTAACCATGGTCTTATTATAAATAATACCAACAGTTCCCCACATATAAGGAACAGAGTATTCATTTTTAGGATCATATGATAAGTTCTTGAACTTATCATCAATGTATTTATAGTTTGGAATATTATTAAAATCTAATTTTTCAACCATATCTTCTTTTATCATCTTTTGAAGCATATAGTCTGAAGGCACTACAATATCATAGCTGGAATTTCCACCTTTTAATTTTTGATACATAATTTCATTTGTATCATATTCTTCATAATTAACCTTAATTCCAGTTTCATCTTGGAATTTTGTTATAAGCTCTTTATCAATATAGTCACCAACATTAAATACATTTAAAACTTTTCTATCAGATTTCTTCTTGCCATATATAGCAAATGAAGTAACTAAAAGTATTATAACCAATGCAAACGCCATAGCTCTATTTCCATTCTTGTTACTGCTTGGCTTATTTTTCTTAACTGGTTCCTTTGATAAATCTTTTTTGTTTACCAAGATTAATAGTGTTAGTACTGTAATAAACATTAAAGTTGAGAGGGCATTAATCTCAGGCTTTATACCACGTCTAGCCATTGAGAATATTTCTATTGATAGGTTAGAGACTCCTGAACCTGTAGTAAAGAATGAAATTACAAAATCATCAATAGACATAGTAAAGGCCATAATGAAGCCAGAAACAATTCCAGGGGTAATTTGAGGAATTATTATTTTTCTCATTGCATAGCTTGGTGTTGCCCCTAAATCTAATGCAGCTTCTGTTATATTGCTTGGCATCTGTTTTAGCTTTGGTAAAACAGATAAGATAACATATGGAATATTAAATGTTATATGAGCTAACATAAGTGTTTTAAAGCCAAAGGTTAAATGCATAAAAACAAATAAACTCATTAGAGCTATTCCTGTAACAATGTCTGGGTTTAAAACAGGTAAATAGTTAATATTAAGAATTAATTTTTTTGTTTTACCTCTCATGTTATAAATACCAATGGCAGCTATAGTTCCAACTATAGTAGAAATAACTGAGGATGATAAAGCTACTAATAAAGTGTTATAAAGAGCTTTAAGTATTTTATCGTTATCAAGTAACGCTTGATACCACTTTAATGTAAAGCCTTCCCAAGAAGCCATCGATTTTGAGCTATTAAAGGAAAAAACTATTAATGCAAGTATTGGTGCATATAAAAATAAATATATTAAGAACATATACACCTTAGAGCTAATCTTTTCTAAGGTCTTCATCATAATAGTGCACCACCTTCCTTATCAGATTCACCTTCATATCTAGATAATAATGCCATTGAAATTAAAATTATTATCATCATAAATATTGAAATTGCTGATCCGAAATTCCAGTCACCTATATTAGTAAATTGTTGTTCGATTAAGTTACCAACAAGCATATATTGTCCACCGCCTAATAGGCTGGAAATTATAAAAGTAGATACTGCAGGCATAAATACCATAGTAATCCCTGACATAACTCCAGGTATTGATAGTGGGAAAATTACTCTTTTAAATAGTATACGTCTATCAGCACCTAGGTCTTGCGCTGCACTTATTAAATCACTATCTATTTTAATTAATACTGTATAAATTGGTATAACCATAAAGGGAAGAAAGTTATAAATCATTCCTAATATAACTGTCCCATCATTATAAAGTAAATTTAGTGGTCCTA is a window encoding:
- a CDS encoding glycoside hydrolase family 73 protein gives rise to the protein MGKKRMKYIVFVALLVVITIVSIVGVKKYNRYKLEENRLKNIAITKDAMKLYMNEADSVGENKIQLNWKEIAAVSAIEENNYFTKMDESKVKALAEKFVVEKKVSGKTYYGSKGIDEIIDELQYTDKEKTRVHNYYDQLQKMGLYPENYTDKNLQFIKTVEPYAYKIYEKYGILPSVVVAQSIAESGWGNYAEINNYFGIKADTSWKGPSKLITTTEYNGETIKAKFRVYDSIEASFEDYGKFLSNNVRYKQAGVFEAKNYKDMAKAIEKGGYSTHENSSGEKIYADNLISIIKANNLMILDNNAENKKFKELSN
- a CDS encoding acylphosphatase, whose translation is MKRYLMIASGRVQGVGFRYFVLLIAKKTQVTGTVRNQSNGMVEIMVQGDENQIETFKAQLMKGNGFSRIDDLSTKEVPLIEKEKAFRISY
- the ndk gene encoding nucleoside-diphosphate kinase gives rise to the protein MVEKSLVLIKPDAVERNLIGKIVDAYESNGLKVIAMRLLKVSEGLAEIHYKEHEGKAFYKSLIGYITRSPLCALVLEGENAISEIRRINGATDPKAAEANTIRSLYAIDKTENSVHASDSKESALREISLWFPEVINKLELEKEHIS
- a CDS encoding extracellular solute-binding protein, which produces MMKTLEKISSKVYMFLIYLFLYAPILALIVFSFNSSKSMASWEGFTLKWYQALLDNDKILKALYNTLLVALSSSVISTIVGTIAAIGIYNMRGKTKKLILNINYLPVLNPDIVTGIALMSLFVFMHLTFGFKTLMLAHITFNIPYVILSVLPKLKQMPSNITEAALDLGATPSYAMRKIIIPQITPGIVSGFIMAFTMSIDDFVISFFTTGSGVSNLSIEIFSMARRGIKPEINALSTLMFITVLTLLILVNKKDLSKEPVKKNKPSSNKNGNRAMAFALVIILLVTSFAIYGKKKSDRKVLNVFNVGDYIDKELITKFQDETGIKVNYEEYDTNEIMYQKLKGGNSSYDIVVPSDYMLQKMIKEDMVEKLDFNNIPNYKYIDDKFKNLSYDPKNEYSVPYMWGTVGIIYNKTMVTDPVDSWNILWDSKYSKQIMMFDSIRDTMAISLKRLGYSINTTDPKEINEAKEELIKQKPLVKAYVVDEVKDRMIGGEAALATVWSGDAVYMMEQNPDLEYVVPKEGSNKWFDTLVVPKDSPHTEEAEAFINFLCDPENAKQNVEYIGYSTPNKEAYKLLDEDTQNNPASYPSDELLDKCEVFVDLGDSLKLYDDAWLEIKSN
- a CDS encoding ABC transporter permease; this translates as MNKKRGLAAYPYLLWSLLFIVVPLIIVLFFSFTKKIDSQYVFSLENYQKLISPQYLKVFGRSLLLAIISTVACLVMGYPIAYMISKMNVGKRNVLIMLFILPMWMNFLLRTYSWLAILGKNGIINTLLGYIGIGPLNLLYNDGTVILGMIYNFLPFMVIPIYTVLIKIDSDLISAAQDLGADRRILFKRVIFPLSIPGVMSGITMVFMPAVSTFIISSLLGGGQYMLVGNLIEQQFTNIGDWNFGSAISIFMMIIILISMALLSRYEGESDKEGGALL